A stretch of Arthrobacter sp. NEB 688 DNA encodes these proteins:
- a CDS encoding N-acetyltransferase: MIIRPIEDADWASFLPTFHGIVDDGESYAYPSGLSDDEVRRLWDEGAPSLAVVAVDPVDGAVLGSAKTGPNRPGRGAHVSTASFMVSPDARGRGVGRALGEWVLAWAREQGYDAMQFNAVVETNTAAVTLWQDLGFRVVGTVPEAFDSRRHGRVGLHVMHRPL, translated from the coding sequence ATGATCATCCGGCCGATCGAGGACGCCGACTGGGCCTCCTTCCTGCCCACCTTCCACGGCATCGTCGACGACGGCGAGAGCTACGCCTACCCGTCCGGGCTCTCCGACGACGAGGTGCGCCGGCTCTGGGACGAGGGCGCGCCGTCGCTGGCCGTCGTCGCGGTCGACCCCGTCGACGGCGCGGTGCTCGGCTCCGCGAAGACCGGGCCCAACCGCCCCGGCCGCGGAGCGCACGTCTCGACGGCGTCGTTCATGGTCTCGCCGGACGCGCGGGGCCGCGGCGTCGGTCGGGCGCTCGGCGAGTGGGTGCTCGCGTGGGCCCGCGAGCAGGGGTACGACGCGATGCAGTTCAACGCCGTCGTCGAGACCAACACCGCCGCCGTCACGCTGTGGCAGGACCTCGGCTTCCGGGTCGTCGGCACCGTGCCGGAGGCGTTCGACTCGCGTCGGCACGGACGCGTCGGCCTCCACGTGATGCACCGCCCCCTCTGA
- a CDS encoding pyridoxamine 5'-phosphate oxidase family protein, with protein sequence MTESPVTRLSTQEAWELLRGHEFGRLAFHLADEVHLVPINYAVDAQDRIVVRTAEGSKLLGLTMNADVAFEVDEVDEHVARSVVVRGRARTLEGHEADETEGLPLRPWVDTVKLNVVAITVDELSGRSFSLTRPWLHLRPEHA encoded by the coding sequence ATGACCGAGTCGCCCGTCACCCGCCTCTCGACGCAGGAGGCCTGGGAGCTGCTGCGCGGCCACGAGTTCGGCCGGCTGGCGTTCCACCTCGCCGACGAGGTCCACCTCGTGCCGATCAACTACGCCGTCGACGCGCAGGACCGCATCGTCGTCCGCACGGCCGAGGGCAGCAAGCTGCTCGGCCTGACGATGAACGCCGACGTCGCGTTCGAGGTCGACGAGGTCGACGAGCACGTGGCACGCAGCGTCGTCGTCCGCGGTCGCGCGCGCACCCTCGAGGGCCACGAGGCGGACGAGACCGAGGGGCTGCCGCTGCGGCCCTGGGTCGACACCGTCAAGCTCAACGTCGTCGCCATCACCGTCGACGAGCTGTCCGGTCGCTCGTTCTCCCTCACCCGCCCCTGGCTGCACCTGCGCCCCGAGCACGCCTGA
- a CDS encoding SDR family oxidoreductase, translating to MPTTIITGASSGLGAEMARQLAARGWDLGLCARRTERLEELREEIVERTGRRVVVRALDVTDDDAVFETMRAFRDDFGTIDRVVVNAGLGKGAPLGTGRYDANRQTAMVNFVAALAQTEAAMEVFRAQKRGHLVMISSVSAMRGMRKTVTTYAATKAGVAALAEGIRNEMLGEPDLDIRVSVIYPGYIRSEMNEKVSHTPFMVDTVPGVTAMVEAIEKEKAHALVPSWPWVPVGKALRHLPLPVVRKIM from the coding sequence GTGCCGACGACGATCATCACCGGGGCCAGCTCCGGCCTCGGGGCCGAGATGGCCCGCCAGCTCGCCGCCCGCGGCTGGGACCTCGGGCTCTGCGCCCGCCGCACCGAGCGCCTCGAGGAGCTGCGCGAGGAGATCGTCGAGCGCACCGGCCGCCGGGTCGTCGTCCGCGCCCTCGACGTCACCGACGACGACGCCGTCTTCGAGACGATGCGCGCCTTCCGCGACGACTTCGGCACCATCGACCGCGTCGTCGTCAACGCCGGCCTCGGCAAGGGGGCGCCGCTCGGCACCGGTCGCTACGACGCCAACCGGCAGACCGCGATGGTCAACTTCGTCGCCGCCCTGGCCCAGACCGAGGCCGCGATGGAGGTCTTCCGGGCCCAGAAGCGCGGGCACCTCGTGATGATCTCCTCGGTCTCGGCGATGCGCGGCATGCGCAAGACCGTCACGACGTACGCGGCGACCAAGGCCGGCGTCGCCGCGCTCGCCGAGGGCATCCGCAACGAGATGCTCGGCGAGCCCGACCTCGACATCCGCGTCTCGGTCATCTACCCGGGCTACATCCGCTCGGAGATGAACGAGAAGGTGTCGCACACCCCGTTCATGGTCGACACCGTGCCCGGCGTCACCGCGATGGTCGAGGCCATCGAGAAGGAGAAGGCCCACGCCCTCGTGCCGTCGTGGCCGTGGGTCCCGGTGGGCAAGGCGCTGCGCCACCTGCCGCTGCCCGTCGTCCGGAAGATCATGTGA
- a CDS encoding NAD(P)/FAD-dependent oxidoreductase produces METPGTEDVVVVGAGPGGLAVAAALRARGLDPLVVDRAAEVGNSWRHHYDRLHLHTPRGWSHLPGHRIPRRFGRWVARADVVRYLEEYAGHHRLRLRLGTAVTRIDRVGAPGPDAARAARWRVDLADGSSVEARDVVVATGYNHTPVEPSWPGLDGYPGEVVLARDYRNGRRWAGREVLVVGTGNTGTEIATDLAEHGALRVLLSVRTPPHILSRTRFGVPAQATGIAVRRLPPKVVDRVAGVLAAVQEPDLSEHGLPRAGRDLYSRVLEGRIPVQDVGVVGAIRAGRVEPVAAVESFDGAEVVLVDGTRVTPDAVVVATGYRAGLEPLVGHLGVLGARGLPATHGSVRSEAAPGLWFTGFTNPISGMLRELRIDAERIARAVTRERG; encoded by the coding sequence GTGGAGACCCCGGGCACCGAGGACGTCGTCGTCGTGGGAGCGGGCCCCGGAGGGCTCGCCGTCGCCGCTGCCCTGCGCGCCCGAGGGCTCGACCCGCTGGTCGTCGACCGAGCGGCCGAGGTCGGGAACTCGTGGCGCCACCACTACGACCGCCTGCACCTCCACACGCCCCGGGGCTGGTCGCACCTGCCGGGCCACCGCATCCCCAGACGGTTCGGCCGCTGGGTCGCCCGCGCCGACGTCGTCCGCTACCTCGAGGAGTACGCCGGCCACCACCGGCTGCGGCTGCGCCTCGGCACGGCGGTCACGCGCATCGACCGGGTCGGGGCGCCGGGCCCGGATGCCGCCCGCGCCGCGCGCTGGCGCGTCGACCTCGCGGACGGCAGCTCCGTCGAGGCGCGAGACGTCGTCGTCGCGACCGGGTACAACCACACCCCGGTCGAGCCGTCGTGGCCCGGGCTCGACGGCTACCCCGGCGAGGTCGTCCTCGCCCGCGACTACCGCAACGGCCGCCGCTGGGCCGGCCGCGAGGTGCTCGTCGTGGGCACCGGCAACACCGGCACCGAGATCGCCACCGACCTCGCCGAGCACGGTGCGCTGCGCGTCCTGCTGTCGGTGCGCACGCCCCCGCACATCCTGTCCCGCACCCGCTTCGGCGTGCCGGCGCAGGCCACCGGCATCGCCGTGCGCCGCCTGCCGCCGAAGGTCGTCGACCGCGTCGCCGGGGTGCTCGCCGCGGTCCAGGAGCCCGACCTCTCGGAGCACGGTCTGCCGCGCGCCGGCCGGGACCTCTACAGCCGGGTCCTCGAGGGGCGCATCCCCGTGCAGGACGTCGGCGTCGTCGGGGCCATCCGGGCCGGGCGCGTCGAGCCGGTCGCCGCGGTCGAGTCCTTCGACGGGGCCGAGGTCGTCCTCGTCGACGGCACGCGGGTCACGCCGGACGCCGTCGTCGTCGCCACCGGCTACCGCGCCGGCCTCGAACCGCTCGTCGGCCACCTCGGCGTGCTCGGGGCGCGCGGGCTGCCGGCGACGCACGGCTCGGTCCGCTCCGAGGCCGCACCGGGCCTGTGGTTCACCGGCTTCACCAACCCGATCTCGGGGATGCTGCGCGAGCTGCGCATCGACGCCGAGCGCATCGCGCGCGCCGTCACCCGCGAGCGCGGCTGA
- a CDS encoding diadenosine tetraphosphate hydrolase, with protein sequence MDWREDRVGSALRGENPTVLLRMPSAVAVIGDVQWLPGYCVLLTDDLHASRLSDLAPTAQVEFLTSMARLGEAVERACAEHDPGFRRVNLEILGNTDPFLHAHVWPRYDWEPAGLVTKPVWLHPPERWSDPATALSTRHDGLRAAITRHLRAG encoded by the coding sequence ATGGACTGGCGTGAGGACCGCGTCGGGTCCGCCCTGCGCGGCGAGAACCCCACCGTGCTGCTGCGGATGCCGTCGGCGGTCGCCGTCATCGGGGACGTGCAGTGGCTGCCCGGCTACTGCGTCCTGCTGACCGACGACCTCCACGCGTCGCGCCTCTCCGACCTCGCCCCTACGGCGCAGGTCGAGTTCCTCACCTCGATGGCGCGCCTCGGCGAGGCCGTCGAGCGGGCCTGCGCCGAGCACGACCCCGGCTTCCGGAGGGTCAACCTCGAGATCCTCGGCAACACCGACCCGTTCCTCCACGCCCACGTCTGGCCCCGGTACGACTGGGAGCCGGCCGGGCTCGTGACGAAGCCGGTCTGGCTCCACCCACCGGAGCGCTGGTCCGACCCGGCGACCGCGCTGTCGACGCGGCACGACGGCCTCCGGGCCGCGATCACCCGGCACCTGCGCGCCGGCTGA
- a CDS encoding D-glycerate dehydrogenase yields MGVVVLSRLPGDAVERLRAEHEVRYRDEDSPVTVRDLPVLLSGAEAVVVTLGHRVDDAFLDAAGPGLKVVANVAVGYDNIDVEACRARGVVVTNTPGVLTDATADIAFALVLMATRRLGEAEREVRGGTGGGGWGMFHLLGTSVQGKVIGILGPGAIGLATARRARAFGMSVLLSGRSAPDAAAVAELDAEVVGFEELLERADVVSVHVPLSPATRHLVDAVAMARMRPGSYLVNTARGPLVDEAALAAALESGHLAGAGLDVFEDEPRVHPALLAREDVALLPHIGSATVETRTAMAGLAADNVLAVLAGREPVTPVR; encoded by the coding sequence GTGGGCGTCGTCGTCCTCAGCCGCCTGCCGGGTGACGCCGTCGAGCGGCTGCGCGCCGAGCACGAGGTCCGCTACCGCGACGAGGACTCGCCCGTCACCGTCCGTGACCTGCCCGTGCTGCTCTCCGGTGCGGAGGCCGTCGTGGTCACGCTCGGCCACCGCGTCGACGACGCCTTCCTCGACGCCGCCGGCCCGGGCCTGAAGGTCGTCGCCAACGTCGCCGTCGGCTACGACAACATCGACGTCGAGGCCTGCCGCGCCCGCGGGGTGGTCGTCACCAACACCCCCGGCGTGCTGACCGACGCCACCGCCGACATCGCCTTCGCTCTGGTCCTCATGGCGACGCGCCGCCTCGGCGAGGCCGAGCGCGAGGTCCGTGGCGGCACCGGCGGCGGAGGCTGGGGTATGTTCCACCTGCTCGGGACCTCGGTGCAGGGCAAGGTCATCGGCATCCTCGGGCCGGGGGCCATCGGGCTCGCGACCGCGCGGCGGGCCAGGGCCTTCGGGATGTCGGTGCTGCTGTCGGGGCGCTCGGCGCCGGACGCCGCCGCGGTCGCCGAGCTGGACGCCGAGGTCGTCGGGTTCGAGGAGCTGCTCGAGCGCGCCGACGTCGTGTCGGTGCACGTCCCGCTCTCGCCCGCGACGCGCCACCTCGTCGACGCCGTGGCCATGGCCCGGATGAGGCCCGGCTCCTACCTCGTCAACACCGCTCGGGGACCGCTCGTCGACGAGGCCGCCCTCGCGGCCGCGCTGGAGTCGGGGCACCTGGCCGGCGCCGGGCTCGACGTGTTCGAGGACGAGCCGCGCGTGCACCCGGCCCTGCTCGCGCGGGAGGACGTCGCGCTGCTGCCCCACATCGGCTCGGCGACCGTCGAGACCCGCACCGCGATGGCCGGCCTGGCCGCCGACAACGTCCTCGCGGTCCTCGCCGGCCGGGAGCCCGTGACCCCCGTCCGCTGA
- a CDS encoding SDR family NAD(P)-dependent oxidoreductase: MTRRALVTGGASGLGRALVELLVARGDRVLAVDLAEDRPAGVPAGAEYRRLDVRSQQDWDATLAWVREEWGGLDLLVNNAGIATGGRIDVEAMADWERVVSINLLGVARGCHTVTPLFKDQRAGHIVNVASLAGLVHGPGMSSYNATKAGVVALSETLGFELGPWGIDVSVVCPAFFRTNLHESFAGKDTAMQEAGIRLITKASVDAADIARIVLDGIDKKKSVILTDRMGKQAYYGKRFLRPLYDRMMVGQAKRLARKAGADPQEYLP, encoded by the coding sequence CGGTGGGGCCTCCGGCCTCGGCCGTGCCCTCGTCGAGCTGCTCGTCGCCCGCGGCGACCGGGTGCTCGCGGTCGACCTCGCCGAGGACCGCCCCGCGGGCGTCCCGGCCGGCGCCGAGTACCGACGGCTCGACGTGCGCAGCCAGCAGGACTGGGACGCCACCCTCGCGTGGGTGCGCGAGGAGTGGGGCGGCCTCGACCTGCTCGTCAACAACGCCGGGATCGCCACCGGCGGCCGCATCGACGTCGAGGCGATGGCCGACTGGGAGCGCGTCGTCTCGATCAACCTCCTCGGCGTCGCGCGCGGGTGCCACACCGTCACACCGCTGTTCAAGGACCAGCGCGCCGGCCACATCGTCAACGTCGCCTCCCTCGCCGGGCTCGTCCACGGCCCGGGGATGTCGAGCTACAACGCGACCAAGGCCGGCGTCGTGGCGCTCTCGGAGACGCTGGGGTTCGAGCTCGGCCCGTGGGGCATCGACGTCTCGGTCGTCTGCCCGGCGTTCTTCCGCACCAACCTGCACGAGTCGTTCGCCGGCAAGGACACCGCGATGCAGGAGGCCGGCATCCGGCTCATCACGAAGGCCTCGGTCGATGCCGCGGACATCGCGCGCATCGTCCTCGACGGCATCGACAAGAAGAAGTCGGTCATCCTCACCGACCGGATGGGGAAGCAGGCCTACTACGGCAAGCGCTTCCTGCGGCCGCTCTACGACCGGATGATGGTCGGCCAGGCCAAGCGGCTCGCCCGCAAGGCGGGTGCCGACCCCCAGGAGTACCTGCCGTGA
- a CDS encoding saccharopine dehydrogenase NADP-binding domain-containing protein, with the protein MTAARELDIVLFGATGFVGRLTARHLAEHAPASVRIGLAGRSRERLEAVRRELPNAAADWPLVVLDALDEAAVADLAARTRVVVTTVGPYAKFGVPLAAACAQAGTHYCDLTGEVLFVHRSVARNHEAAMLSGARVVHACGFDSIPSDLGVMLCADAARADGAELGRTRLAVRSMKGGFSGGTIDSARTQALEMRSDPSTRRVAADPWALAEGGRPPRGPRLPARGGVAGILDRVTKASPVRRDPDNGHFTGPFVMAAFNTRVVARSASLLGYGDGFRYTEYSDYGSGPRGAVTASVVSAGLLGAVGGMAFAPTRAVLDRVLPAPGEGPSEEAMASGRFRMEVTAEATNGARYRSVVAAPYDPGYSGTAVMLGQAALALAEQDAGLPDASGVLTPATGLGTPLVERLREHGFTLEVERLP; encoded by the coding sequence ATGACTGCGGCGCGCGAGCTCGACATCGTCCTCTTCGGCGCGACCGGCTTCGTCGGCCGGCTGACCGCCCGCCACCTCGCGGAGCACGCCCCGGCCTCGGTGCGCATCGGCCTGGCCGGCCGCTCCCGCGAGCGCCTCGAGGCGGTGCGCCGGGAGCTCCCGAACGCCGCGGCCGACTGGCCCCTGGTCGTCCTCGACGCCCTCGACGAGGCCGCCGTCGCCGACCTCGCCGCCCGCACCCGGGTGGTCGTGACGACCGTCGGCCCGTACGCGAAGTTCGGTGTGCCGCTGGCCGCCGCCTGCGCCCAGGCCGGCACCCACTACTGCGACCTCACCGGCGAGGTGCTCTTCGTCCACCGCAGCGTCGCCCGCAACCACGAGGCCGCGATGCTCTCGGGCGCCCGCGTCGTCCACGCCTGCGGGTTCGACTCCATCCCGAGCGACCTCGGCGTCATGCTCTGCGCCGACGCGGCCCGCGCCGACGGCGCCGAGCTCGGCCGCACCCGGCTCGCGGTGCGCAGCATGAAGGGCGGCTTCAGCGGCGGCACCATCGACTCCGCCCGCACCCAGGCCCTCGAGATGCGCTCCGACCCCTCGACGCGCCGCGTCGCCGCCGACCCGTGGGCGCTCGCCGAGGGCGGCCGCCCGCCGCGCGGCCCCCGCCTGCCGGCGCGCGGGGGCGTCGCCGGGATCCTCGACCGCGTGACGAAGGCCTCCCCGGTGCGCCGCGACCCCGACAACGGCCACTTCACCGGGCCGTTCGTCATGGCCGCGTTCAACACCCGCGTCGTCGCCCGCTCGGCGTCGCTGCTCGGCTACGGCGACGGCTTCCGGTACACCGAGTACTCCGACTACGGCAGCGGCCCGCGGGGCGCGGTCACCGCGTCCGTCGTCTCCGCCGGGCTGCTCGGCGCCGTCGGCGGGATGGCCTTCGCGCCGACCCGGGCCGTGCTCGACCGCGTGCTGCCCGCGCCCGGCGAGGGCCCGAGCGAGGAGGCGATGGCGAGCGGCCGCTTCCGGATGGAGGTGACGGCCGAGGCGACGAACGGTGCGCGCTACCGCTCCGTCGTCGCGGCGCCCTACGACCCGGGCTACTCCGGCACCGCCGTCATGCTCGGCCAGGCCGCTCTCGCCCTCGCCGAGCAGGACGCCGGCCTGCCCGACGCCTCGGGCGTCCTGACCCCGGCGACCGGCCTCGGCACCCCGCTCGTCGAGCGCCTGCGGGAGCACGGCTTCACGCTCGAGGTCGAGCGCCTGCCCTGA
- a CDS encoding phosphotransferase family protein, with protein MTEVAGASRVRDEDAFDVAAAAAWLRENASDAAGLDGEPEVRQFAGGASNLTYLLRWPGRDLVLRRPPSGTKAKGAHDMRREHDLQAGLAASFPLVPTMVGYCGDESAIGSEFYVMERIAGTILRKDVPDALGLDRDAVRALCENAVDVLVRLHDVDVDAAGLRALDRGDGYVERQVGGWAGRMRRAHTPDVPDHEATMAWLEAHRPADRPHTLIHNDFRFDNLVLDPDDPTRVIGVLDWELATVGDPLMDLGSVLAYWVQADDDPTFVALRLQPTHTPGMLTRDEVVARYCAARGVEVSPRDLLFYEVFGLFRLAVIAQQIYYRFHHGQTTNPAYGAFRDVVAHLDQRCARLLAEPA; from the coding sequence GTGACCGAGGTCGCCGGGGCCTCGCGGGTTCGCGACGAGGACGCCTTCGACGTCGCCGCCGCGGCGGCCTGGCTGCGCGAGAACGCCTCGGACGCAGCGGGTCTCGACGGCGAGCCCGAGGTGCGGCAGTTCGCCGGCGGGGCGAGCAACCTCACCTACCTGCTGCGCTGGCCGGGGCGCGACCTCGTGCTGCGCCGGCCGCCGTCGGGCACGAAGGCCAAGGGTGCCCACGACATGCGCCGTGAGCACGACCTCCAGGCCGGCCTCGCCGCGTCCTTCCCGCTGGTGCCCACGATGGTCGGGTACTGCGGCGACGAGTCGGCCATCGGCTCCGAGTTCTACGTCATGGAGCGCATCGCCGGGACCATCCTGCGCAAGGACGTGCCCGACGCCCTCGGCCTCGACCGGGATGCCGTGCGCGCGCTCTGCGAGAACGCGGTCGACGTCCTCGTGCGGCTGCACGACGTCGACGTCGACGCCGCCGGCCTGCGCGCCCTCGACCGCGGCGACGGCTACGTCGAGCGGCAGGTCGGCGGCTGGGCCGGGCGGATGCGCCGCGCGCACACCCCCGACGTGCCGGACCACGAGGCGACGATGGCCTGGCTCGAGGCCCACCGGCCGGCCGACCGCCCGCACACGTTGATCCACAACGACTTCCGCTTCGACAACCTCGTCCTCGACCCCGACGACCCCACCCGTGTCATCGGCGTCCTCGACTGGGAGCTCGCGACGGTCGGCGACCCGTTGATGGACCTCGGCTCGGTGCTGGCCTACTGGGTGCAGGCCGACGACGACCCGACCTTCGTCGCCCTCCGGCTCCAGCCCACGCACACCCCCGGGATGCTGACCCGCGACGAGGTCGTGGCGCGCTACTGCGCGGCCCGCGGGGTCGAGGTCTCGCCTCGCGACCTGCTGTTCTACGAGGTCTTCGGCCTCTTCCGGCTCGCCGTCATCGCCCAGCAGATCTACTACCGCTTCCACCACGGGCAGACGACCAACCCCGCGTACGGGGCGTTCCGCGACGTCGTCGCCCACCTCGACCAGCGGTGCGCCCGGCTCCTCGCCGAGCCCGCCTGA